A window from Anoplolepis gracilipes chromosome 15, ASM4749672v1, whole genome shotgun sequence encodes these proteins:
- the LOC140674219 gene encoding LOW QUALITY PROTEIN: fatty acid synthase-like (The sequence of the model RefSeq protein was modified relative to this genomic sequence to represent the inferred CDS: inserted 3 bases in 2 codons; deleted 2 bases in 2 codons; substituted 4 bases at 4 genomic stop codons) has product MDSNKRFNSYISVDAEEEIVISGIAGRFPNSDNIKEFQDNLFNKMDLGTSDHQRWTNYIYKMPARIGKINNIQKLDAEFFNISAEEAHVLDPGSRMLLEHTYEAIIDAGVNLAELQGTNTSVIVATSVCDAYLDLIYEKPHIAGLPILGCNKAMIANRISYWLGVTGPSYNIDTACSSSHFAMVEAYRMIRSGVCDAAIVASANLCVHPFGTHQFFCLGILSADGYCKPYDQEGSGYMRSDAAVVVYLQKTRDARRIYATFVYGKTNCDGYKEEGITFPSFDKQKMLLEEFYEECDISPLELSYMEAHATGTIAGDPVELQAIDEALCAKRDSPLLLGSVKSNIGHSEPVSGHCQIAKVIIAMETGIIAPTIHFKRPRKELTAIIEGRVNVVTELTELKGDYIGVNSFGFGGANCHVLLKSNPKIKVNNEVDDNLSRLVAISGRTEEAVKIILNDVHNRPIDVEYISLLHHIHNDNIKGHPYRGYIIVGSKLSDYAIIKMERNVCTKRPICFVFSGIGSQSFNMGRALMKFPVFTRAIHKCDTVLRPHSIFVTDILINEDTHIVDNVVNLFVGLTGLQIGIVDLLTSIGITPDIIMGHSIGELICGYADGCLTAEETITLAYYAGLTFLKSKITHGLMAEINVDFKTLKNMCSLDIDIACYNNSHNSIVSGPTXSVREFLAKLQNDNISVKEISCGHIPFHSRYVEPARIKLLEYLTQILPRKTSSSSKWKLNVLNKSYNWFNASSDSCLAKYYTNHLLAPVLFSESVCVIPNDAVTIEIVPHDILQYILNNSLETTITNVGLYQCFYKPNIEIFLHGSGKLYNAGLQTQIANLCPKVKFPVSRGTPMISHLVRWNYSEDWYTYHYSGQRKLTKGXVIVTINLLDEEFSYMTGHVINGKNLLPATGYLLLIWQMISWLKTIYYLDLPIVFEDVNSVRSTILSKQNPVNLILMLQKGSNKFEIIEGDNAVVTGTVRVPVNIENEKISTTFSDRNNNDKEEMTMKDIYKELKLRGYQYMYEFRGLKSASVTGKNGHIVWSDNWVTFMDNMLQMMILGQNTRSLFVPTRIRKIVIDPKSHIEHIRKFSNKKNEILVQNYKHLDTLISGGVEIYGVTATAISRRQNVVNPVLEEYKFVAHRDLTVMSLQDAIRMSVHIALECYNMINVKIIEFIEDCDQVMTESLNCLFVNTVLEELPQIQSNIKLVTTHEQFKDIALPDNVSVTEFRKLTKNENFLMVIGFGILTKNKNELYEQLLLVMMPKGFLLTLEELDATYDYSCLDKYGLKVVLEKRTNDKTIILLRRIQNIKGNQQIVHVNNYEFSWVAKLQSLMNADDETTNTRIIVIAEGDFECGLIGLVNCLRKESGGETIRGVFIQDKDAPIFSLQELLYMNQLQLDLSINVIRSDSIXGSYRHFFPLSLLEPKYVKSAYVSQMIRGDLSTLYWVQNEVPIVNTNEENLIKIVYAFINIRDIMIASGRLTVESIAVEQNNNSLIGMEFVGFNQNGQRIMGLCSTGGLTNIRVADKYLSWIIPNEXTMEDAATVLCVYSTCYYALYLRGQMKKGDKVLIHSGTRGIGQAAIYLALHEGCEIFITVGSVEKQNFIRETFPSIPEDHIGNSRDTSFEQSIRCLAKGGRFLEIGKFDMVSNNPLEIFAFSKGISFHFFLLDKLFSAKPEKKAILWNIIKEGLKNGAIKPLCRKVFERDDIETAFRYMAAGKHISKIMIKIHKEDESLDTPILARPQYYCLQDKCYIILGGLGGFGLELIDWLILRGAKKLVVTSRNGIKNGYQQSRVTLWCKSYDVKYTNRYYTDTSKYEDCESILKFAEKQGPVDAIFNLAVXLKDNIFKNQSPQAFEYSFVSKAWMTKQMDELSRTICPQLRHFVVFSSVSCGRGNAGQTNYGMANSIMERICERRMKEGLHGLAIQWGAIGDVGLVADMQEDNKELVIGGILQQSISSCLDTLEVFLLQNRPIVNSMIVTEKRKGSGTATNPLEAVANIMGLKNPNIVTPNIPLVELGMDSMMAVEIKQTLEREFDILLTAQDIRNLTSVKLREMTNTAEQEKTSDATEYNTNDLNGLKILTRKLKDSDLTSDIYVELSTKEEIAGSKIFFIPETDGCVSVYKLIESIKSSVICLQHGVFNMPDFTRSIMKLAEYLLPHILEKMQSQKEFLIVSYLFGSLIAIELAKLLEAKNFSGRLILIDGAPDQMKYLIEKFFXYTTEQELQNIILSHLIEMYLGFNNEMDGENGKWKGRTDGEAEGQCSERKWSRREGQAEKRDIRTGKLERDDKER; this is encoded by the exons atGGATAGTAACAAGCGATTCAACTCATATATCAGTGTTGATGCTGAAGAAGAAATCGTTATCTCTGGTATTGCCGGGCGGTTTCCTAAttctgataatataaaagaatttcaggacaatctttttaataaaatggatCTTGGTACAAGCGATCATCAACGCTGGACTAACt ATATCTATAAAATGCCTGCTCGAATaggaaaaataaacaatatacaaaaacTTGACGcagaattctttaatatatcggCCGAAGAAGCTCATGTACTTGATCCTGGAAGCAGAATGTTACTTGAGCATACTTATGAAGCAATTATTGACGCGGGTGTAAATCTTGCAGAATTACAAGGAACAAACACAAGCGTTATCGTAGCAACAAGTGTTTGTGATgcatatttagatttaatatacgAAAAACCGCAC ATTGCTGGATTACCCATTCTTGGGTGCAATAAAGCTATGATAGCAAACCGAATTTCTTATTGGCTTGGCGTTACTGGACCATCGTATAACATCGATACTGCATGTAGTTCGAGTCATTTTGCTATGGTGGAAGCTTATAGGATGATTCGATCTGGCGTTTGCGATGCGGCTATTGTTGCTAGTGCAAATTTATGCGTCCATCCTTTTGGAACTCATCAGTTTTTTTGTCTAg GAATTCTATCTGCTGATGGATACTGTAAACCTTACGATCAAGAAGGTTCTGGTTACATGCGTAGTGATGCAGCTGTAGTAGTATACCTACAAAAAACAAGAGATGCAAGAAGAATCTATGCAACTTTTGTTTATGGTAAAACCAACTGCGATGGCTATAAAGAAGAAGGAATTACCTTTCCATCATTTGACaagcaaaaaatgttattggAAGAATTTTACGAAGAATGTGATATTTCGCCTCTTGAGTTATCTTACATGGAGGCACATGCAACTGGTACTATAGCTGGAGATCCTGTGGAACTTCAAGCGATCGATGAAGCTTTATGCGCTAAAAGAGACTCTCCTCTGTTATTGGGTTCAGTGAAGTCGAATATTGGACATTCTGAACCCGTTAGCGGTCATTGTCAAATTGCAAAA GTTATAATAGCGATGGAAACTGGTATAATTGCGCCTACTATACATTTTAAACGTCCACGAAAAGAACTGACTGCTATCATTGAAGGAAGAGTAAATGTAGTCACTGAACTGACAGAATTGAAAGGTGATTATATCGGTGTTAATTCCTTTGGATTTGGCGGCGCTAATTGTCACGTATTACTGAAATCAAATCCGAAAATTAAAGTCAATAACGAAGTAGACGATAATTTATCTAGGCTTGTAGCTATATCTGGACGTACAGAGGAagcagttaaaattatattaaatgac GTACACAATCGGCCAATAGATGTAGAATATATCTCTCTGCTACATCATATTCATAACGACAATATAAAAGGTCATCCTTACAGAGGATATATAATTGTTGGATCTAAACTCTCCGATTacgcaattattaaaatggaaCGCAACGTATGTACAAAAAGACCGATTTGCTTCGTATTTTCTGGAATTGGATCTCAGTCTTTCAACATGG GTCGAGctttaatgaaatttccaGTATTTACAAGAGCAATCCATAAATGCGATACTGTCTTAAGACCTCATAGTATATTTGTcacagatattttaataaatgaagacACACATATTGTTGACAACGTAGTTAACTTATTTGTAGGCCTCACTGGACTGCAG ATTGGAATAGTTGATCTTTTAACAAGTATTGGTATAACTCCTGATATTATAATGGGTCATTCCATTGGTGAGTTGATTTGTGGATATGCCGATGGGTGTTTGACGGCCGAAGAAACGATCACGTTGGCATATTATGCTGGCTTGACATTTCTTAAGTCAAAAATAACACATGGTTTAATGGCTGAAATTAATGTTGATTTCAAAACTTTGAAGAATATGTGTTCATTGGATATTGATATAGCTTGTTACAATAATTCACATAATTCTATCGTGAGTGGACCAACATAGTCTGTAAGAGAATTCCTGGCTAAGCTACag AATGACAACATTtctgtaaaagaaatttcctGTGGACATATACCTTTTCATAGTCGTTACGTCGAGCCTGCAAGAATTAAACTTTTGGAATACTTGACTCAAATATTACCACGGAAAACATCTTCAAGTTCAAAGTGGAAattgaatgttttaaataaatcttataactGGTTCAACGCATCCTCAGACTCATGtctagcaaaatattatacaaatcatCTACTAGCCCCGGTATTATTCTCAGAATCTGTGTGTGTTATTCCAAACGACGCAGTGACGATTGAGATAGTGCCGCATGACATTCTACAATACATTCTTAATAATTCCTTGGAAACAACAATAACAAATGTCGGTCTATATCAATGTTTTTACAAAccgaatattgaaatatttttacacggaAGTGGAAAGCTTTATAATGCAGGATTACAAACGCAGATTGCAAATTTATGTCCGAAAGTTAAGTTTCCTGTAAGTCGTGGTACACCGATGATTTCTCATCTTGTAAG ATGGAATTATTCCGAAGATTGGTATACATATCATTATTCCGGACAAAGAAAACTTACCAAAGGGTAAGTGATTgttactattaatttattagatgaagaattttcatatatgaCCGGGCATGTcattaatggaaaaaatttattaccggCCACAGGGTATCTTTTACTTATATGGCAGATGATTAGCTGGTTGAAAACGATATATTATCTCGATCTACCAATTGTATTTGAAGATGTCAATTCTGTACGTTCTACGATTTTGTCAAAACAAAATCCAgtcaatttaattcttatgcTTCAAAAAG GTAGTAACAAATTCGAAATAATCGAAGGAGATAATGCTGTCGTTACTGGAACAGTACGAGTTCCAGTTAATATTGAAAACGAGAAAATAAGTACTACATTTAGTGATCGAAATAACAATGACAAAGAAGAGATGACTATGAAAGATAtctataaagaattaaaacttCGTGGttatcaatatatgtacgAATTTCGTGGACTAAAAAGCGCGTCAGTGACAGGAAAGAATGGTCATATCGTCTGGTCTGACAACTGGGTAACATTTATGGACAACATGTTACAGATGATGATTTTAGGACAGAATACGAGAAGTCTCTTTGTACCAACAAGAATTCGTAAAATAGTAATTGACCCAAAATCTCATATAGAACACatcagaaaattttcaaataaaaaaaacg AAATCCTTGTAcagaattataaacatttagatACTTTGATATCTGGAGGAGTAGAAATATACGGCGTCACAGCTACAGCTATATCTCGCCGACAAAATGTAGTCAATCCCGTTCTTGAAGAGTACAAGTTTGTTGCTCATCGAGATTTAACTGTGATGTCTTTGCAAGATGCAATAAGAATGTCGGTGCACATTGCGCTTGAGTGTTACAATATGataaacgtaaaaattatcgaatttaTCGAGGATTGCGATCAAGTGATGACGGAGagtttaaattgtttatttgtgAATACAGTTTTAGAAGAATTACCACAAATTCAGTCTAATATAAAACTGGTCACAACACACGAGCAGTTCAAAGATATTGCTTTGCCTGACAACGTTAGTGTAACAGAATTTAGGAAACtgacaaaaaatgaaaattttttaatggtcATTGGTTTcggaattttaacaaaaaataagaacgAATTATATgaacaattattattggtcATGATGCCAAAGGGCTTTCTTCTGACATTGGAAGAGTTGGATGCTACTTACGACTACTCATGTTTGGATAAGTATGGATTAAAAGTAGTTTTAGAGAAACGCACCAACGAtaagacaattatattattaagaagaatacaaaatattaaaggaaATCAGCAGATTGTACATGTAAACAATTATGAATTTTCATGGGTAGCTAAACTTCAATCACTTATGAACGCAGATGATGAGACTACAAATACAAGGATTATAGTCATTGCAGAAGGAGATTTCGAATGCGGATTAATCGGCCTTGTTAATTGTTTGCGAAAAGAATCGGGCGGTGAAACGATTAGAGGTGTATTTATTCAGGATAAAGATGCGCCTATTTTTTCATTGCAAGAATTGTTGTACATGAATCAGCTACAGCTAGATTTGTCGATCAATGTTATACGTTCTGATAGCATTTGAGGATCTTACaggcatttt tttccattatctTTACTAGAACCAAAATACGTAAAAAGTGCTTATGTTTCTCAAATG atCCGAGGTGATCTAAGTACTCTTTATTGGGTTCAAAATGAGGTACCTATTGTCAACActaatgaagaaaatttaataaagatagtTTATGCATTCATCAATATTAGAGATATTATGATAGCTAGCGGTAGACTCACCGTCGAATCTATCGCAGTTGAACAAaacaataattctttaattggAATGGAATTTGTTGGCTTTAACCAAAATGGACAAAGAATAATGGGATTGTGTTCAACTGG cgGATTGACGAATATTCGCGTAGCTGACAAATATCTTAGTTGGATCATACCTAACGAGTAGACGATGGAAGACGCAGCGACGGTTCTCTGCGTATATAGCACGTGCTATTATGCTTTGTATTTGAGAGGTCAAATGAAGAAAGGCGACAAAGTGTTAATTCATTCAGGTACGAGAGGCATTGGTCAAGCAGCGATTTATCTTGCGCTTCACGAAGGttgcgaaatatttataacggtTGGGAGTGTCGAGAAACAAAACTTTATAAGAGAAACGTTTCCCTCTATTCCCGAAGATCATATTGGAAACTCTCGAGACACGAGTTTTGAACAATCGATTCGCTGCTTAGCAAAGGGTGGTCGTTTCCTCGAAATTGGAAAATTTGATATGGTTTCTAATAATCctttagaaatatttgcattttccaAAGGCAttagttttcat ttttttttactagataaattattttctgcaaaacCAGAGAAAAAGGCAATATTATGgaacataataaaagaaggTTTAAAGAATGGCGCCATCAAACCGTTATGCAGAAAAGTCTTTGAAAGAGATGATATTGAAACTGCTTTTAGATATATGGCTGCTGGAAAGCATATTAGCAAG ataatgataaaaattcataaagaagATGAATCTTTGGATACGCCTATACTCGCACGTCCCCAATACTACTGCCTGCAAGACAAATGTTACATCATTTTAGGTGGCCTAGGTGGTTTTGGACTAGAATTAATTGATTGGTTGATTCTACGTGGTGCAAAAAAACTAGTAGTGACTTCACGAAATGGAATAAAGAACGGTTATCAGCAATCAAGAGTAACGTTATGGTGTAAATCTTacgatgtaaaatatacaaatcgtTACTACACTGATACCTCGAAGTACGAAGACTGTgaatctatattaaaatttgccgAAAAACAAGGTCCTGTGGATGCTATATTCAATCTCGCAGt gttaaaagataatatattcaagaatCAGTCGCCACAAGCATTCGAATATTCCTTTGTGTCAAAGGCATGGATGACAAAACAGATGGATGAATTATCGAGAACAATTTGCCCTCAACTTCGACATTTTGTCGTTTTTTCTTCCGTTTCATGCGGAAGAGGTAACGCAGGCCAAACAAATTATGGAATGGCAAATTCCATAATGGAAAGAATTTGTGAGAGAAGAATGAAAGAAGGTTTACATGGTTTAGCTATACAATGGGGCGCTATTGGTGACGTTGGGCTTGTCGCAGATATGCAAGAAGACAACAAAGAACTTGTTATCGGAGGTATATTGCAACAAAGTATATCTTCTTGCTTGGACACATTAGAAGTATTCTTGCTACAAAATCGACCAATTGTAAACAGCATGATTGTtactgagaaaagaaaaggctCTGGTACAGCAACTAATCCACTTGAAGCGGTTGCAAATATTATGG gaTTAAAAAATCCAAATATAGTAACGCCAAACATACCGCTAGTTGAACTAGGCATGGATTCAATGATGGCAGTGGAAATTAAACAGACGTTGGAAAgagaatttgatattttattgacaGCTCAAGATATCCGAAATCTGACTAGTGTAAAACTTAGAGAAATGACAAATACAGCTGAACAAGAAAAGACATCCGACGCCActgaatataatacaaatgatTTGAAcggtttaaaaatattgactcGAAAACTTAAGGATTCAGACTTGACTTCAGATATTTATGTAGAACTCTCTACAAAGGAGGAAATTGCTGGAagcaaaatattctttataccAGAAACTGACGGATGTGTAAgcgtatataaactaatagaATCAATTAAATCCTCGGTCATATGTTTGCAACACGGTGTATTTAATATGCCGGATTTTACTCGTTCAATAATGAAATTAGCAGAATATCTTTTGCCT cACATATTGGAGAAAATGCAAAgtcaaaaagaatttttaattgtgagTTATTTATTCGGATCTTTAATCGCCATTGaattagcaaaattattagaagCTAAGAATTTCTCTGGACGTTTAATACTTATAGATGGAGCTCCTGatcaaatgaaatatttgattgaaaaatttt cttatactaCAGAACAAGAGttacaaaatatcattttatctcATTTAATAGAAATGTACCTTGGCTTTAACAATGAAATG GATGGAGAAAATGGAAAGTGGAAAGGAAGGACAGATGGGGAAGCAGAAGGACAGTGTAGTGAGAGAAAGTGGAGCAGAAGGGAAGGTCAAGCAGAGAAGAGAGATATAAGGACGGGAAAGTTGGAACGGGATGACAAAGAAAGATGA